From one Trifolium pratense cultivar HEN17-A07 linkage group LG1, ARS_RC_1.1, whole genome shotgun sequence genomic stretch:
- the LOC123884305 gene encoding pectin acetylesterase 9-like, which yields MIPLFSLRMNFAAMAVALLYLTTVEPWRVNSKTVNIKLVTNARETSALCLDGSLPGYHLDRGYGAGQNNWLLQFEGGGWCNDLTSCLERAQTRRGSSHYMSKLATFNGILSNNATLNPDFYNWNRVKLRYCDGASFTGNKVLNNGTTKLYFKGQKIWEAIIQDLLPQGLEKAQKALLSGCSAGGLATFHHCDNFTKYLPANASVKCMSDAGFFLDEKDISLNYTMRNFFKGVVTLQGVEQNLNSKCTKGFSSNAFLCFFPQYALKYISTPYFILNTAYDVFQFSNVLVTPSSDPQGKWNQCKHKLSTCTPAEIDTLQGFRLSMITVLKPFLDSKSSGMFINSCFAHCQSEMQETWFKANSPRINNKTIAKAVGDWYFGRSKTQEIDCAYPCDKTCHNMIP from the exons ATGATTCCATTGTTTTCTCTTAGGATGAACTTCGCGGCCATGGCTGTGGCATTATTGTATCTAACCACAGTGGAGCCGTGGCGCGTTAATTCAAAAACGGTGAACATAAAGCTCGTTACAAATGCACGTGAAACTAGTGCTC TTTGTTTGGATGGGAGTTTACCGGGGTATCATTTGGACAGAGGATATGGAGCGGGTCAAAACAATTGGCTTCTACAATTCGAG GGTGGTGGATGGTGCAATGACCTAACATCATGCTTAGAGAGAGCACAAACTCGCAGGGGTTCATCACATTATATGAGTAAGTTGGCGACCTTCAATGGTATTTTAAGCAACAATGCTACCCTTAATCCAG ATTTTTATAATTGGAATAGGGTGAAGCTTAGATACTGTGATGGAGCTTCATTTACTGGAAACAAAGTGTTGAATAATGGG ACAACAAAGCTTTACTTCAAAGGGCAAAAGATTTGGGAAGCCATTATTCAGGACCTTCTACCACAAGGTTTAGAAAAGGCACAGAAG GCTTTGCTTTCAGGCTGTTCAGCAGGAGGTTTAGCCACTTTTCACCATTGTGACAACTTTACCAAATATTTGCCAGCAAATGCTAGTGTTAAATGCATGAGTGATGCAGGGTTTTTTCTTGATGA AAAAGATATCAGTTTGAACTACACCATGAGGAACTTCTTCAAAGGTGTAGTTACATTGCAG GGTGTAGAGCAGAATCTAAATAGTAAGTGTACCAAAGGGTTCTCCTCCAATGCATTCTTG TGCTTCTTTCCACAGTATGCGTTGAAATATATATCGACACCATATTTTATCTTAAACACTGCCTATGATGTATTCCAA TTCAGTAATGTATTGGTGACACCTTCATCCGATCCCCAAGGAAAATGGAACCAGTGCAAGCATAAACTATCGACATGCACCCCAGCCGAAATTGATACATTGCAAG GTTTTAGGCTCAGCATGATTACAGTTTTGAAACCGTTCTTAGATTCAAAAAGCAGCGgaatgttcataaattcatgttTTGCTCATTGCCAAAGTGAAATGCAAGAAACATGGTTTAAAGCCAATTCTCCAAGAATAAACAATAAG ACTATTGCAAAAGCAGTTGGTGATTGGTATTTTGGTAGAAGCAAAACTCAGGAAATAGACTGTGCATATCCATGTGACAAAACTTGCCATAATATGATACCATAA